A portion of the Lathamus discolor isolate bLatDis1 chromosome 5, bLatDis1.hap1, whole genome shotgun sequence genome contains these proteins:
- the CIMIP2C gene encoding ciliary microtubule inner protein 2C: protein MRYPPALRMVTTCQAEDQDVYPHIPLQTLFNLDGGRSQELSRFYQLAQQHRDFYLDRSGMLYIHPFFVLPMKEKERYPHPLDIPLLSAKTHWHLRRVSPLNVRTYQTFPSGKRISTKERQNRNTYFEYRA from the exons ATGAGATACCCCCCGGCTCTCCGGATGGTGACAACATGCCAAGCAGAGGACCAGGATGTCTACCCACACATCCCACTGCAGACCCTCTTCAACCTGGATGGCGGCCGATCCCAGGAGCTGAGCAGGTTTTACCAG CTGGCCCAGCAGCACCGTGATTTTTACCTGGACAGGAGCGGGATGCTGTACATCCATCCCTTCTTTGTGCTGCCcatgaaggaaaaggagagataCCCCCATCCACTTGACAT cccactGCTCAGCGCAAAGACCCACTGGCATTTGAGGCGAGTGTCACCTCTGAATGTTCGGACCTACCAGACCTTCCCCTCGGGGAAGAGAATCAGCACCAAGGAGAGACAGAACCGGAACACTTATTTCGA